One window from the genome of Halomicrobium zhouii encodes:
- a CDS encoding zinc metalloprotease translates to MSDDTSESFGFTWGETEGLVWLRDDEGNYKRVDRELLVDLRAVAAGERRVTDLSEKKRAAVDHLREADFLHPGGSVTRHETPPGVTLWPRILAFGVAFALLTAYVGYRLLFTGMPVGTGTAPNLGGGVVGDLLLAVPVFVALALVHEAGHYFAARPYFRPSLDLTLLNGVFPAFVTRTNDAWRCPRSVRVWINLAGPFLDCLQCLVLAALSLFVFPASYLLAVLPVFEYVRLLFSLNPFVHGDGYWMLVDWFGATNLHTRGVRDLKNLEPSVGALYATLSTAVTLFGLAMMGYVAATLVGLV, encoded by the coding sequence ATGAGCGACGACACGAGCGAGTCGTTCGGGTTCACGTGGGGCGAGACGGAGGGACTGGTGTGGCTCCGCGACGACGAGGGCAACTACAAGCGCGTCGACCGCGAGTTGCTGGTCGACCTCAGGGCTGTCGCCGCGGGCGAGCGACGGGTCACGGACCTCTCCGAGAAGAAACGCGCCGCCGTCGACCACCTCCGCGAGGCCGACTTTCTCCACCCCGGTGGCTCCGTCACCCGGCACGAGACGCCGCCCGGTGTCACGCTCTGGCCGCGGATCCTCGCGTTCGGCGTCGCGTTCGCCCTGCTCACCGCCTACGTCGGCTACCGGCTCCTGTTCACCGGCATGCCTGTCGGCACCGGGACGGCGCCGAACCTCGGCGGGGGCGTCGTCGGTGACCTGCTCCTCGCCGTCCCGGTGTTCGTCGCACTCGCGCTCGTCCACGAGGCGGGCCACTACTTCGCCGCCCGCCCGTACTTCCGCCCGTCGCTGGACCTGACCCTCCTCAACGGCGTCTTCCCCGCGTTCGTCACGCGGACCAACGACGCCTGGCGGTGCCCGCGGAGCGTCCGCGTCTGGATCAACCTCGCCGGGCCGTTCCTGGACTGTCTGCAGTGTCTCGTCCTCGCGGCGCTCTCACTGTTCGTCTTCCCCGCGTCGTACCTCCTCGCCGTCCTCCCGGTGTTCGAGTACGTCCGCCTCCTCTTCTCGCTGAACCCTTTCGTCCACGGCGACGGCTACTGGATGCTGGTCGACTGGTTCGGCGCGACGAACCTCCACACCAGGGGCGTCCGCGACCTGAAGAACCTCGAACCGAGCGTCGGCGC